The nucleotide sequence TATTAGACAAGATGGATTTACAGCACCCAGCAGCTAAACTACTTGTTCAGATAGCTAAGGGTCAAGATGAAGAAACTGCTGACGGCACTAAAACTGCTGTAATATTTTCAGGAGAATTAGTAAAGAAAGCAGAGGAATTACTTTACAAGGAAATTCATCCAACCATAATAGTCAGTGGTTATAAAAAAGCAGAGGAAATGGCTATAAAGACTATAGAAGAAATTTCAACAAAAGTTTCTGTTAACGACACTGAAATTCTAAGAAAAGTTGCTCTTACGTCTCTAAGCAGTAAAGCAGTAGCGGGAGCAAGAGAACATTTAGCTGATATAGTTGTAAAGGCCATAACTCAAGTAGCAGAATTAAGAGGAGATAAATGGTATGTTGACTTAGACAACGTTCAGATTGTTAAGAAACATGGCGGAAGTATAAATGATACACAAATAGTGTATGGAATTATAGTTGATAAAGAAGTAGTTCATCCTGGTATGCCAAAGAGAGTTGAAAACGCAAAAATAGCATTATTAGATGCTTCTTTGGAAGTTGAAAAACCAGAACTTGATGCAGAGATAAGGATCAATGATCCTACGCAAATGAAGAAATTCCTTGATGAGGAAGAGAACATATTAAAAGAAAAAGTAGATAAAATTGCGCAGACAGGTGCTAATGTAGTTATTTGCCAGAAAGGTATAGATGAAGTAGCACAGCATTATTTAGCCAAAAAGGGAATTCTAGCAGTGAGAAGAGCAAAGAAGAGTGACCTAGAGAAATTGGCAAGAGCTACAGGAGGTAGAGTTGTATCTAACATTGACGAATTAACATCACAAGATCTAGGATACGCAACACTTGTTGAAGAGAGGAAAATTGGAGAAGATAAAATGGTCTTCATAGAAGGAGCCAAGAATCCCAAGGCTGTTAGTATCTTAATCAGAGGTGGCTTAGAGAGAGTTGTAGACGAGACAGAAAGAGCATTAAGAGATGCCTTAGGAACAGTTGCAGATGTAGTTAGGGACGGGAGAGCCATAGCAGGTGGTGGAGCTGTAGAAACTGAAATAGCTAAAAGGTTGAGGAAATATGCTCCACAAGTAGGAGGAAAAGAGCAATTAGCAATAGAAGCATACGCAAATGCTTTAGAGAGTTTAGTTATGATACTAATAGAGAATGGCGGATTCGATCCAATTGAATTATTAGTAAAACTCAGGAGTGCTCATGAGAATGAGACAAACAAGTGGCACGGAATAAATGTATATACAGGACAGATTCAAGACATGTGGTCATTAGGTGTCATTGAGCCTGCAGTAGTCAAAATGAACGCAATAAAGGCAGCAACTGAGGCATCCACATTAATCTTAAGAATAGATGATTTGATCTCAGCTGGTAAGAAGAGCGAAGGAAAGACGGGAGAAAAGAAAGAGTCTGAAAAAGGTAAAGAAGAAGACTAAGTAACTTTTTTTACCTTTATTATACTGTGCGATCTAATATTAGGAGAAACTAGAATAGCTTCTCCTACATCAAGTTTATCCAAGAGTTGTAGTTGATCCTTATCTAAACTTAATGAGTCTGATATGATACGTTTATCTATATTAGACTTAATTGTGTGAATTATTTTAATATTAGTGTTC is from Sulfolobus acidocaldarius DSM 639 and encodes:
- the thsB gene encoding thermosome subunit beta — protein: MSATATVATTPEGIPVIILKEGSSRTYGKEALRINIAAVKAVEEALKTTYGPRGMDKMLVDSLGDITITNDGATILDKMDLQHPAAKLLVQIAKGQDEETADGTKTAVIFSGELVKKAEELLYKEIHPTIIVSGYKKAEEMAIKTIEEISTKVSVNDTEILRKVALTSLSSKAVAGAREHLADIVVKAITQVAELRGDKWYVDLDNVQIVKKHGGSINDTQIVYGIIVDKEVVHPGMPKRVENAKIALLDASLEVEKPELDAEIRINDPTQMKKFLDEEENILKEKVDKIAQTGANVVICQKGIDEVAQHYLAKKGILAVRRAKKSDLEKLARATGGRVVSNIDELTSQDLGYATLVEERKIGEDKMVFIEGAKNPKAVSILIRGGLERVVDETERALRDALGTVADVVRDGRAIAGGGAVETEIAKRLRKYAPQVGGKEQLAIEAYANALESLVMILIENGGFDPIELLVKLRSAHENETNKWHGINVYTGQIQDMWSLGVIEPAVVKMNAIKAATEASTLILRIDDLISAGKKSEGKTGEKKESEKGKEED